The Metabacillus schmidteae nucleotide sequence ACATGATGAACGTCAAGAGATGATTACATACGAGCAAAATGGTGATATGCACATCAAAACGATTTGTGAGGACTGTCAGGATGCATTACATAGAAACCCTGATTTTCATCAAGTGGAACACTTCATTCAGTAAAAGCTTTGGGTGACCCCCAAAGCGTTTTTCTGTTTACCTTTCTGCTTGTTTGTAGAAAGTGGTCTGGAAAATTCCAATTAATTGGTTTAAAAAATACTTTAGTAAAGAAAATAAAGACTTTGCTTGTCCGGGTGAAGTAAGAAATGGAATTATTGAGAGGGGGGCTGAGCTTGAAAAGTTTACAGCAGTTTTTTTATGAAAATGATGATTTTAAAACAATTGTTTCCGGCATTGAAGAAGGTCTAAAAGAACAACTTGTCTCAGGTCTTTCTGGTTCAGCTAGAACAGTTTTTACAGCTTCACTCTATCAGGAATTGAATAAATCAATATTAATTGTGACACATAACCTCTTCCAAGCTCAAAAAATTTATGAGGATTTGTTAAACCTAATTAAAGAAGATGTTTATCTTTATCCTGTTAATGATTTAATTGCATCTGAGGTTGCCGTAGCAAGTCCTGAGTTAAAAGCACAAAGAATTGAAGTATTAAATCAATTATCTGAAGATAAAAACTCAATAGTTGTGGCGCCAGTTGCAGGGATAAGGAGATTATTGCCACCAAAATCGCTTTGGAAACAAAAACAATATAAATTATCATTAGGACAAGATATAGACTTGGATGAATACATTCAGCATTTTATCTCTCTAGGCTATGAAAGAGTTGATA carries:
- a CDS encoding anti-sigma-F factor Fin family protein, which encodes MALHYYCRHCGVKVGSLENITASSEQLGFQHLTHDERQEMITYEQNGDMHIKTICEDCQDALHRNPDFHQVEHFIQ